The genomic interval GTAAGTCCAGATCTCGCGACGCCGAGGAACAAGGTCGGGATGTGGGAATGTGTTTCCAGGTCGATGCTGACAGATGTGTGTCCGTCTTCTCTCCAGCTGTTCTACCATCTCCAGAGGGAGAGGATCTTCCTGGAGCCCAGAGCAAGGTTCTACGCAGCCGAAATTGCAAGTGCACTCGGCTACCTCCACTCCCTGCACATCGTGTACAGGTAATGAGCGATCCCAcggcgccccctggtgggcaGTTGTAAATCTGTCCTGAAGTTAAATGAAGGCTTTCATAggtgtactttttaaaaataaaaaagtctttCTTCTTAACAGAGACCTGAAACCTGAAAACATCCTGTTGGACTCATCGGGACATATTGTCCTCACAGATTTTGGCCTCTGCAAAGAAGGCCTTACAGACAACAGTACAACTACCACCTTCTGCGGGACGCCAGAGGTACAAAACAAACCTCCAGACTCACTCATCATAATCAATGCAGAAGCAAATGATGAATGTCAGACGTGATCTGAGACCCTGTTGTTGCTCCCCCCTCAGTACCTGGCCCCCGAGGTTCTCCAGAAGCAGGCGTACGACCGCACGGTGGACTGGTGGTGTCTGGGATCGGTGCTCTACGAGATGCTCTACGGACTTGTACGTGAAATCTGTGACGTTACAGCTCTTCATGCAAACCCCACGGctcgtttttgttttgaataaaaccaATGTATTGTCCCCGATTTTGCTTTACAGCCCCCGTTTTACAGTCGCAACACAGCCGAGATGTACAACAACATCCTGCACAAGGCTCCCGTGCTCAAGCCCAACGTGTCCAACTCAGGCCGGGAGTTGCTGGAGGggctcctgcagaaggaccGCACCAAGAGGCTGGGGGTCAAGGATGACTTTGTGAGTGGACACGGCTGAGCCCAAAGATCATTTGACGAGGAGAAGCCCGGGGAATCCGTGATGCTTGTCAATCTGTTGATCACAAATTTatgtttcctcctccagcttgaCCTCAAGTACCACTCCTTCTTCTCCCCGATCAACTGGGAGGACCTGATGTCCAAGAAGATCACTCCTCCATTTATCCCCTCAGTGGTGAGTTCAAACTTATGGCTGCCACGCATggctttttgtcatattttggGGCTGGGAAGCTACGGTTTCCCAGCAGCCCCATGTGATGTCGTCAACTTGTCTGAAAATAACTGATTGTATCCAGAAGAATATTTTTTCCTCCGATAACATTTGTGATCCTTGTCCCTCGGTTTTCCAGAGCGGCCCCACCGACCTTCAGCACTTCGACCCCGAGTTCACCCACAtgcccgtctcctcctctctgtgcaACGACTCGCTGGCTGTGACCAGCAGCGTCAAGGAGGCGGCCGGAGCCTTCCCGGGCTTCTCTTACGGCCCACCGGCGGGCAGCTCCTTCATGTGAGCGCCAGCAGCTCTGCCGGGGAACTCGCAAGAACTCACGGGGCCGAGGGAACACAGGGCCTGTTTTTTAGTGTGAGGACTTTCCAGAGCCTGATTGGAGGATCCAACCGACAAAATGGACATGGATAGAAATGTGGGTTGGGGGCAGATTTTGAGGGATCTTGTGCATGGaatgtgtgtgcagagaggtgaggggggggaggctctCAGGACACAACCACATCGACCCGACGCTTCTGCATCAAACATTGACTATGATACATGTGTGCCAAGTATGGATGCACTCTGGGTTCATAAGACATCACTCTCACAGCTACTGGTGAGGTGACATAAAGAGAAGTGCCTGAGGTTCTGAGCGGCAGTtcaggtggcggcggcggcggcggcggcatttGGCCAAGAGGTCAAAAACTACAATGTGTTGGGACATTTGAGCAGGGCGCTAGCCGTTGAGGTCGATGCCttcattacaaaacaaaaaaacatagaGGCTGCTCAATTGCACTTGAAGAAACAAGGGTCAGGAAAAGTGAAACATTTGGCTTTAAAGTAACTGAATTAGACAGCTTCATATCTTCCAGCTCTTCAGTTGATCTAGCAGCTTTGAACAAAGAGAAGCGTTTCAATAAATGACGCTAATAGGTGATACTTGGACCAATCAGTAAGCTGCGCCTTTAACGCAAACTCTTTTTCTGACCGGTTTGTCTTTAAAAACGGAAGATTATCAAAGTTTTACTGTACggtgtagaaaaaaaaactattatttgaaaaaacaaacgcaGACTTCAAAGATTCACTCTTTAGTTCTCACAAGATTCTGCATATATTGGTTGTTTCCCACtttctatatatagatatatataatatctgaGCTACTGTGTTATATATATCTGCTGTTTATAAAATATGTCTCATTTATCAGGAGTGCAAAACCGGGTTCAACCAGCAATAACAGGCGCACATCGATGATAGCATTTACTGTATATTACACTTCTTTTAAATTAAAGTGATTGCTGTTTTATAGCTAACACTTCAGACAAACTAGAATCTGTAAtttacaatgtatttattttttcttaaatttaTGCACCATGTAGTGAGGACTTGTGATCGTCTTGTGCCTGTCCAAGGCGGCCTGATCCATTATTTACTATACGTTCATCTCTCTTTCCCCTAACACCTTGGTCCCTTATCTTAAAATCAATCAATTGAAGAAAACTTGCTTTGTTGATTTGAGAAAATAACCACTAGGTGACTCAGGCGCATGCGCTGGCTTACAGCATTCTATGGTACTGGAAAGTGCAATACAAACTTGGTGATTCCAAAAGAATACTTATCATTTAATCTCTTTTAGCAGACGTGTTAGTTGTAATTTATGACCCGTGACTTTGTTTTGCACGTTGACTTAAGGCGTTTCAGAGTGGATTTTCAAATCTGCTGAAAgttaaatataatacaataaggCAACACACAGTTctagatctttttttcttccatattTGGaagcattttttgtatttttatgtatatttattttcatgccaCTGGTACTGTATAAAAGATAATTTAAATGATCAATTGAATTGTGTAATTTGTGTCCGAAATGGCGAATAAATTCTCTCGATTTAAGGAcagtgtgcttttatttttattttttaaattctacTGCAGCTACGGAATAATAGATCTACATAATCCTAGTCAAAAGTTTTAGGACACAGTatctcattcaattgaatgagaaactgTGTCCTGATACATTATATTCACAAAACGACAATGATGATTATGATATGTAGTGGAGTAAAAATGAACAATGTTTCACTCTTAATTATTGTGGCGTATAAGTACAAAGCAGGAGAGATTTAAAGATTTAAGCAAACTAAAAATACTGCCAGATTTAACTAGCCTACAGTACTTGATTACATGTAATTGGATGCATTCAACCACAGAAAGTCCGCCATCTTAAATTGAGCCAACAACTTTAACAACTATTTTCTACAAGTTAGTTTGACGTCAACATTCATTATTAGCTACTTACGCTGCTGACGACATCTGCTCAAATAGCCTGCAGTCCTTCCTCTCACCTGTGTTGACTCACCGTCACACCTGTCGTCCCCCCCTCgcgccaaagaaagaaaggactCCTGTGAACTAACATTCCGCACATGCGCAATAAGGCCAAGCAACGACAACTTCCTGCCAAATAGTGCTCCCTAACAACAGACAAAGCTTGACACTGTGGATTCCATTGAAGACGCTTAAATAAAAGCGTTTTTCGTTCACCCCTTCAATGGTAAGACTGGGTTTGATCACTCTGGCGTGAGCGATTGCGTTAAAATAAGCTTCGTGGCGTTACGT from Gasterosteus aculeatus chromosome 10, fGasAcu3.hap1.1, whole genome shotgun sequence carries:
- the LOC120826054 gene encoding serine/threonine-protein kinase Sgk1 isoform X1; translated protein: MYIKLLARAVCVRLGSTRVTTTTTHERAGTFIVAFFPSGYSLNRIFCQPDTMQVTEAGCDLTYCKMRGIVTVLTAFIKERKMGLNDFIQKLVSTPHICQHVEVNNFLKMNENQNEEEEEDDDDQLPESLMRFSKRSSLDEDTQIKPCDFDYLKIIGKGSFGKVLLARHKESTKYYAVKVLQKKIILKKKEQKHIMAERSVLMKNIKHPFLVGLHYSFQTTDKLYFVLDYVNGGELFYHLQRERIFLEPRARFYAAEIASALGYLHSLHIVYRDLKPENILLDSSGHIVLTDFGLCKEGLTDNSTTTTFCGTPEYLAPEVLQKQAYDRTVDWWCLGSVLYEMLYGLPPFYSRNTAEMYNNILHKAPVLKPNVSNSGRELLEGLLQKDRTKRLGVKDDFLDLKYHSFFSPINWEDLMSKKITPPFIPSVSGPTDLQHFDPEFTHMPVSSSLCNDSLAVTSSVKEAAGAFPGFSYGPPAGSSFM
- the LOC120826054 gene encoding serine/threonine-protein kinase Sgk1 isoform X2, coding for MKSGKRSFIAFIKERKMGLNDFIQKLVSTPHICQHVEVNNFLKMNENQNEEEEEDDDDQLPESLMRFSKRSSLDEDTQIKPCDFDYLKIIGKGSFGKVLLARHKESTKYYAVKVLQKKIILKKKEQKHIMAERSVLMKNIKHPFLVGLHYSFQTTDKLYFVLDYVNGGELFYHLQRERIFLEPRARFYAAEIASALGYLHSLHIVYRDLKPENILLDSSGHIVLTDFGLCKEGLTDNSTTTTFCGTPEYLAPEVLQKQAYDRTVDWWCLGSVLYEMLYGLPPFYSRNTAEMYNNILHKAPVLKPNVSNSGRELLEGLLQKDRTKRLGVKDDFLDLKYHSFFSPINWEDLMSKKITPPFIPSVSGPTDLQHFDPEFTHMPVSSSLCNDSLAVTSSVKEAAGAFPGFSYGPPAGSSFM